In Aestuariibaculum lutulentum, one DNA window encodes the following:
- a CDS encoding RNA polymerase sigma factor — translation MKINNISTSLPDEDLVRAIVKTNDTLLFEVLYDRYATLVYNKCLSFSKDEDEAKDLTQDVFLKLFVKLSSFKGSSKFSTWLYAFTYNHCVNYITRNTAKKIEKQAVDHYDIENITDDHYDEDFSQMKVEKLKDALNLISPDEKMILLLKYQDFLTIKEIESVLGIGESAVKMRIKRAKEKLLTVYNEF, via the coding sequence TTGAAAATCAACAATATTAGTACCAGTTTACCAGATGAGGATCTTGTTCGCGCCATTGTTAAAACCAATGACACGCTGTTGTTTGAAGTGCTCTATGATAGGTATGCGACGCTAGTTTATAACAAATGTTTAAGTTTTTCAAAAGATGAAGATGAAGCAAAAGATTTAACTCAGGATGTATTTTTAAAGCTTTTTGTGAAGTTGTCTAGTTTTAAAGGAAGTTCAAAATTTTCAACATGGTTATATGCGTTTACGTATAACCATTGTGTCAATTATATAACGAGAAATACGGCTAAAAAAATAGAAAAGCAGGCGGTAGATCATTACGATATTGAAAATATTACCGATGATCATTACGACGAGGATTTTAGCCAGATGAAGGTAGAGAAACTAAAAGATGCATTGAACTTAATTTCTCCTGATGAGAAAATGATTTTACTCCTAAAGTATCAAGATTTCTTGACAATTAAAGAAATTGAGAGTGTGTTAGGAATTGGTGAGAGTGCGGTTAAAATGAGAATTAAACGTGCCAAGGAAAAGCTTTTAACAGTATATAATGAATTTTGA
- the lpdA gene encoding dihydrolipoyl dehydrogenase, with the protein MNSYDVAVIGSGPGGYVAAIRCAQLGMKTALIEKYSTLGGTCLNVGCIPSKALLDSSHHYEDAVKHFEEHGIEIPGDVKVNLEKMIARKQAVVDQTTGGIDFLMKKNNIDVYHGLGSFKDATHITIAGKETIEIEAKNSIIATGSKPASLPFINIDKERIITSTEALKLKEIPKHLIVIGGGVIGLELGQVYKRLGAEVSVVEFMDRIIPTMDGGLSKELNKVLKKQKFNINTSHKVKSVERVGDEVIVKADNKKGEEVEFRGDYCLVSVGRRPYTDGLNAEAAGVKLTERGQIEVNDHLQTSASNIYAIGDVVKGAMLAHKAEEEGVFVAETLAGQKPHIDYNLIPGVVYTWPEVAAVGKTEEQLKEAGVAYKAGSFPMRALGRARASMDIDGFVKVLADKATDEILGVHMVGARAADMIAEAVVAMEFRASAEDVSRMSHAHPTFTEAIKEAALAATEDRALHM; encoded by the coding sequence ATGAATTCATACGATGTAGCCGTTATCGGCTCGGGTCCTGGAGGATATGTTGCAGCTATTCGTTGCGCACAATTAGGCATGAAAACTGCCCTTATAGAAAAGTACAGCACATTAGGAGGAACTTGTTTAAATGTAGGCTGTATTCCAAGTAAAGCATTATTAGATTCGTCGCACCATTACGAAGATGCGGTTAAGCATTTCGAAGAGCACGGTATTGAAATCCCTGGAGATGTAAAAGTGAATTTAGAGAAAATGATTGCTCGTAAGCAAGCAGTTGTTGATCAAACGACAGGTGGTATCGATTTCTTAATGAAGAAAAATAATATCGATGTTTACCACGGTTTAGGAAGTTTTAAAGACGCTACGCATATTACTATTGCAGGCAAAGAAACTATTGAAATCGAAGCAAAAAACAGTATAATCGCAACAGGAAGTAAGCCAGCCAGCTTACCTTTTATAAATATTGATAAAGAGCGAATTATCACATCTACAGAAGCTTTAAAACTTAAAGAAATTCCAAAACACTTAATCGTAATTGGAGGTGGTGTTATTGGTTTAGAGCTTGGACAAGTATATAAGCGTTTAGGAGCAGAAGTATCTGTTGTTGAGTTCATGGATCGTATCATTCCAACTATGGATGGAGGTTTATCGAAAGAACTAAACAAAGTTTTAAAGAAACAAAAATTCAATATCAATACGTCTCACAAAGTGAAATCTGTAGAGCGTGTTGGTGATGAGGTTATTGTAAAGGCTGATAATAAAAAAGGAGAAGAAGTAGAATTCAGAGGAGATTACTGTTTAGTATCTGTTGGACGTCGTCCGTATACAGACGGATTAAACGCTGAAGCTGCAGGCGTTAAATTAACAGAACGCGGACAGATTGAAGTTAACGATCACTTACAAACCAGTGCTTCAAACATATATGCAATTGGAGATGTTGTTAAAGGAGCGATGTTAGCGCACAAAGCTGAAGAAGAAGGTGTGTTTGTAGCTGAAACATTAGCAGGACAAAAACCTCATATCGATTATAACTTAATTCCTGGTGTGGTTTACACATGGCCAGAGGTTGCTGCCGTAGGTAAAACTGAGGAGCAATTAAAAGAAGCAGGTGTAGCTTACAAAGCAGGTTCGTTCCCAATGCGTGCTTTAGGTCGTGCCAGAGCAAGTATGGATATCGACGGATTTGTTAAAGTATTAGCAGATAAAGCAACCGATGAAATTTTAGGTGTACACATGGTTGGCGCCCGTGCAGCCGATATGATTGCTGAAGCAGTTGTAGCTATGGAGTTTAGAGCATCAGCTGAAGATGTTTCTCGTATGTCTCACGCACATCCAACATTTACAGAGGCTATTAAAGAAGCAGCATTAGCAGCTACTGAAGATAGAGCGTTACACATGTAA
- a CDS encoding dodecin: MDAHIYKKIEIVGTSEKSSDDAIQNALEKASRSIHNLRWFEVIETRGNIEDGQVAMWQVTLKVGFTMNP, translated from the coding sequence ATGGATGCACATATTTACAAGAAAATAGAAATTGTTGGCACTTCAGAAAAATCAAGTGATGATGCCATACAAAATGCTTTAGAAAAAGCTTCAAGATCAATTCATAACCTTAGATGGTTTGAAGTTATTGAAACCCGCGGCAATATTGAAGACGGACAGGTAGCCATGTGGCAAGTGACTTTAAAAGTCGGCTTTACTATGAACCCTTAA
- the smpB gene encoding SsrA-binding protein SmpB: MQKKINIQNKKARFLYEILDKYTAGIVLTGTEIKSIRSSKASIAESFCEFNQRGELFVINMTIEEYAFGNYYNHRPKAERKLLLNKRELKKLYKEVQSTGLTIVPLRLFINDKGFAKMDIALARGKKLHDKRDTIKDRDNKRDLDRIKKAYK, translated from the coding sequence ATGCAGAAAAAGATTAACATACAAAATAAGAAAGCCCGTTTCCTTTATGAAATACTTGATAAGTATACCGCAGGAATTGTGCTTACGGGAACCGAAATTAAATCAATACGTAGCAGTAAAGCCTCTATAGCTGAAAGCTTTTGTGAATTTAACCAACGTGGAGAACTTTTCGTAATCAATATGACTATTGAAGAATACGCCTTTGGAAACTACTACAACCACCGACCAAAAGCCGAACGTAAACTCCTTTTAAACAAGCGCGAATTAAAAAAACTTTATAAAGAAGTGCAAAGTACGGGGCTAACTATAGTTCCACTTCGTCTGTTTATTAACGATAAAGGATTTGCTAAAATGGATATTGCTTTAGCTCGTGGAAAAAAATTACACGATAAACGCGATACTATTAAAGACCGCGATAATAAACGTGATTTAGACAGAATAAAGAAAGCTTACAAATAA